In Carassius carassius chromosome 5, fCarCar2.1, whole genome shotgun sequence, one genomic interval encodes:
- the LOC132141505 gene encoding myelin proteolipid protein-like isoform X2 has product MFPVKQPWLCKALGCYDCCIRCLGAVPYTSLLATLLCYTGVALFCGGGHEALTHTHTFIELYFARDVQDFIVMADFIKYFQYVIYGLASFFFLYGLLLLAEGFYTTSAVKQTFGEFRSTKFGRCLSLTFIILTCVLAVIWLVVFGFTAIPVLFFINMKSSCHKVNILSETTMFNQQARVCMDARMYGFLPWNALPGIVCGNTLANICKTPEFYVTYDLYICAFAGAGITLLALLIYLVATTYNYAVLRFLGRKGIRF; this is encoded by the exons ATGTTTCCAGTGAAACAGCCGTGGTTGTGTAAAGCACTAG GTTGCTATGACTGCTGCATCCGCTGCCTGGGCGCCGTGCCCTACACCAGCCTGCTGGCCACCCTGCTCTGCTACACTGGTGTGGCGCTCTTCTGCGGGGGAGGCCATGaggcgctcactcacacacacacattcatagagCTCTACTTCGCAAGGGACGTCCAGGATTTCATTGTGATGGCAGACTT tataaaatatttCCAGTATGTGATCTACGGTCTGGCCTCCTTCTTTTTCCTCTATGGACTGTTGCTTTTGGCTGAAGGTTTTTACACCACCAGTGCAGTAAAGCAGACGTTTGGAGAATTCAGGAGCACCAAGTTTGGCCGCTGCCTCAGcctgact TTCATAATCCTGACGTGCGTGCTCGCCGTTATCTGGCTGGTTGTCTTTGGCTTCACAGCCATTCCTGTGCTCTTCTTCATTAATATGAAAAGCTCATGTCACAAAGTCAACATTCTGTCGGAAACCACCATGTTCAACCAGCAAGCAAGGGTCTGCATGGATGCACGGATGTATG GGTTTCTTCCCTGGAATGCTCTGCCGGGGATTGTTTGTGGAAACACACTGGCAAACATCTGCAAAACACCAGAG TTCTATGTGACCTATGACCTTTACATCTGTGCATTCGCTGGAGCCGGAATCACCCTTCTTGCCCTG TTAATTTACCTGGTTGCCACCACCTACAACTACGCTGTTCTAAGGTTTCTGGGAAGGAAGGGAATCCGTTTTTAG
- the agtr2 gene encoding type-2 angiotensin II receptor yields the protein METESTYNLTAPTVSLLHHNMTNSCDYISTSASQYQKKVIPTLYSLIFLIGFLGNMLVVCVLYHSSGRRTVANTYLMNLAMSDLLFLSSLPFWAVYYSLDYNWVFGKVMCKLCGGLVTINVYASIFFITCMSVDRYHAIVYPLHSQSSRSINQARCVSGIIWVVAALTTLPTVVFRDIHTFPSNNVTACVIYFPSSYWQTGLTLGKNTLGFFLPFLVIATCYSRIAVHLLATPNYLEQDSTRLVHVLRMVVAVVLAFFFCWFPFHVLAFLGALGELGVDWDCWVLQVIHKLLPYFLCLGFSNSAINPFLYCFVGNHFREKLWQFYGDMLTQKRDSISTRLSSFSRKLSDLKETVPMEILEQQSSA from the coding sequence ATGGAAACAGAATCTACCTATAACCTGACTGCACCCACTGTGTCCTTGTTGCACCATAACATGACAAACTCATGTGACTACATATCCACCTCAGCCTCGCAGTATCAGAAGAAAGTTATCCCAACTTTGTACAGTCTCATTTTCCTAATAGGTTTTCTTGGTAACATGCTGGTGGTGTGCGTGTTGTATCACAGTTCAGGCCGAAGGACGGTAGCCAACACGTATCTGATGAATCTAGCCATGTCGGACTTGCTGTTCCTGAGCTCTTTACCATTCTGGGCTGTTTACTATTCGTTGGATTACAACTGGGTTTTTGGGAAGGTCATGTGTAAGCTGTGTGGAGGTCTGGTTACGATAAACGTCTACgctagtatatttttcatcaCCTGTATGAGTGTGGATCGATATCATGCCATCGTCTACCCACTGCACTCTCAGAGCAGCAGGAGCATAAATCAGGCCAGATGTGTCAGCGGCATCATTTGGGTCGTGGCGGCTTTGACGACATTGCCGACAGTTGTGTTCCGTGACATACATACTTTTCCCAGTAACAACGTTACGGCCTGTGTCATTTATTTCCCTAGCTCCTATTGGCAAACTGGGTTAACTCTTGGAAAGAACACTCTGGGATTCTTCTTGCCATTTCTCGTCATTGCAACCTGCTACAGCCGAATCGCAGTGCACCTTCTGGCCACCCCAAACTACTTGGAGCAAGACTCCACCCGACTGGTCCATGTCTTGCGTATGGTGGTCGCTGTGGTACTGGCGTTTTTCTTTTGCTGGTTCCCGTTCCATGTTCTGGCGTTCCTCGGAGCTCTGGGGGAGCTGGGTGTGGATTGGGATTGCTGGGTGCTTCAAGTCATCCATAAACTCCTGCCTTATTTCCTCTGCCTTGGCTTTTCCAACTCTGCCATAAACCCTTTCCTGTACTGTTTTGTGGGAAATCACTTCCGAGAGAAGCTGTGGCAGTTTTACGGGGATATGCTGACACAGAAAAGAGATTCCATCAGCACGAGACTGTCTTCCTTCTCCAGGAAACTGAGTGATCTCAAAGAAACCGTGCCTATGGAGATTCTTGAGCAGCAGAGCAGCGCGTAG
- the si:dkey-125i10.3 gene encoding uncharacterized protein si:dkey-125i10.3 isoform X3, whose amino-acid sequence MHERCVLCVFICSCCSLASFKSLSQTKLPSFSHAGLTEEEDLAMSSEVNREAVFQATKVRTHLKKDGSWINRSQNVEDTQSDVKASLVSSSIMPRAESTTPSSSLDSSTPPQSSNVMSALRKFDAHPVLEDSRRAHVGKAVETSIVKATEQPLKTPADTSVKEIVKKPVTIPVEEPLKTHVDVSVKDIMEKPITKPIEEQLKTHTDTPKMDVVKKPVEEPLKTSTDVSVKNIVEKPAEKSLKTRTEIVEGTRKTPVDGASIDQTQSSEVLQEKAAKTLHENPTKPSGTLTTKNKEDDTVEQVSIAHATVVEALLEPRQAENQPTSGNGELSLVSALETPAKESSTRSTTEPTKEPHVTALEENHRLNSQAKLNVKSKTMCSFCKLPIDGNVKISINIPAICCHPDCFKCNGCGHPLGDLSSYMYHYAGKILCEKCFEQIFQL is encoded by the exons ATGCATGAGAGGTGTGTGTTATGTGTGTTCATATGTAGTTGTTGCAGTCTGGCCAGTtttaaatcactctcacagactaAACTGCCCAGTTTTTCACACGCAG gCCTGACTGAAGAAGAGGATCTTGCCATGTCcagtg AGGTTAACAGGGAGGCTGTATTCCAGGCGACAAAGGTTCGAACGCATTTGAAAAAAGATGGAAGCTGGATCAACAGATCTCAAAATGTTGAGGACACACAGTCAGATGTAAAAGCAAG TTTGGTCTCTTCCTCCATCATGCCACGTGCAGAGAGTACCACTCCCTCCTCCAGCCTTGACTCATCCACACCCCCACAAAGCTCTAATGTCATGTCAGCATTAAGGAAATTTGA TGCACATCCTGTCCTTGAGGACTCCAGGAGAGCACATGTAGGGAAAGCAGTGGAGACATCCATAGTCAAAGCCACAGAGCAACCACTGAAGACACCAGCAGATACTTCTGTAAAGGAAATAGTGAAAAAACCAGTCACCATACCTGTAGAGGAACCATTGAAGACACATGTAGATGTTTCTGTAAAAGACATAATGGAGAAACCTATAACTAAACCTATAGAGGAACAACTGAAGACACATACAGACACTCCTAAAATGGACGTAGTGAAGAAACCTGTTGAAGAACCATTGAAGACATCTACAGATGTTTCTGTAAAGAACATAGTGGAGAAACCTGCAGAGAAATCACTGAAGACACGCACAGAGATTGTAGAGGGAACAAGGAAGACACCTGTAGATGGAGCTTCAATAGATCAAACACAATCTAGTGAAGTGCTGCAGGAGAAAGCAGCCAAAACCCTACATGAGAACCCAACAAAGCCTTCAGGAACACTGACTACAAAGAATAAAGAAGATGATACAGTTGAACAAGTCTCAATAGCACATGCAACTGTAGTAGAGGCTCTACTCGAACCCAGACAGGCCGAAAACCAGCCTACAAGTGGAAATGGGGAACTTTCACTAGTATCTGCTCTGGAAACTCCAGCTAAAGAATCATCAACTAGATCAACAACAGAACCGACCAAAGAACCCCATGTGACAGCCCTGGAAGAGAACCACAGACTGAACAGTCAAGCTAAATTGAA CGTCAAAAGTAAAACCATGTGTTCCTTCTGCAAGCTGCCCATAGATGGAAATGTGAAAATCTCCATCAACATTCCTGCCATTTGTTGCCATCCGGATTGTTTCAAG tgtaatGGTTGTGGCCATCCTCTGGGTGATCTCTCTTCATATATGTACCACTATGCTGGGAAAATCCTCTGCGAGAAGTGCTTTGAGCAAATCTTCCAGCTCTGA
- the si:dkey-125i10.3 gene encoding uncharacterized protein si:dkey-125i10.3 isoform X2 produces MHERCVLCVFICSCCSLASFKSLSQTKLPSFSHAGLTEEEDLAMSSEVNREAVFQATKVRTHLKKDGSWINRSQNVEDTQSDVKASKQIKLGKPNNVSSLESSLVSSSIMPRAESTTPSSSLDSSTPPQSSNVMSALRKFDAHPVLEDSRRAHVGKAVETSIVKATEQPLKTPADTSVKEIVKKPVTIPVEEPLKTHVDVSVKDIMEKPITKPIEEQLKTHTDTPKMDVVKKPVEEPLKTSTDVSVKNIVEKPAEKSLKTRTEIVEGTRKTPVDGASIDQTQSSEVLQEKAAKTLHENPTKPSGTLTTKNKEDDTVEQVSIAHATVVEALLEPRQAENQPTSGNGELSLVSALETPAKESSTRSTTEPTKEPHVTALEENHRLNSQAKLNKTMCSFCKLPIDGNVKISINIPAICCHPDCFKCNGCGHPLGDLSSYMYHYAGKILCEKCFEQIFQL; encoded by the exons ATGCATGAGAGGTGTGTGTTATGTGTGTTCATATGTAGTTGTTGCAGTCTGGCCAGTtttaaatcactctcacagactaAACTGCCCAGTTTTTCACACGCAG gCCTGACTGAAGAAGAGGATCTTGCCATGTCcagtg AGGTTAACAGGGAGGCTGTATTCCAGGCGACAAAGGTTCGAACGCATTTGAAAAAAGATGGAAGCTGGATCAACAGATCTCAAAATGTTGAGGACACACAGTCAGATGTAAAAGCAAG TAAACAAATAAAGTTAGGAAAACCCAATAATGTGTCATCACTTGAAAGCAGTTTGGTCTCTTCCTCCATCATGCCACGTGCAGAGAGTACCACTCCCTCCTCCAGCCTTGACTCATCCACACCCCCACAAAGCTCTAATGTCATGTCAGCATTAAGGAAATTTGA TGCACATCCTGTCCTTGAGGACTCCAGGAGAGCACATGTAGGGAAAGCAGTGGAGACATCCATAGTCAAAGCCACAGAGCAACCACTGAAGACACCAGCAGATACTTCTGTAAAGGAAATAGTGAAAAAACCAGTCACCATACCTGTAGAGGAACCATTGAAGACACATGTAGATGTTTCTGTAAAAGACATAATGGAGAAACCTATAACTAAACCTATAGAGGAACAACTGAAGACACATACAGACACTCCTAAAATGGACGTAGTGAAGAAACCTGTTGAAGAACCATTGAAGACATCTACAGATGTTTCTGTAAAGAACATAGTGGAGAAACCTGCAGAGAAATCACTGAAGACACGCACAGAGATTGTAGAGGGAACAAGGAAGACACCTGTAGATGGAGCTTCAATAGATCAAACACAATCTAGTGAAGTGCTGCAGGAGAAAGCAGCCAAAACCCTACATGAGAACCCAACAAAGCCTTCAGGAACACTGACTACAAAGAATAAAGAAGATGATACAGTTGAACAAGTCTCAATAGCACATGCAACTGTAGTAGAGGCTCTACTCGAACCCAGACAGGCCGAAAACCAGCCTACAAGTGGAAATGGGGAACTTTCACTAGTATCTGCTCTGGAAACTCCAGCTAAAGAATCATCAACTAGATCAACAACAGAACCGACCAAAGAACCCCATGTGACAGCCCTGGAAGAGAACCACAGACTGAACAGTCAAGCTAAATTGAA TAAAACCATGTGTTCCTTCTGCAAGCTGCCCATAGATGGAAATGTGAAAATCTCCATCAACATTCCTGCCATTTGTTGCCATCCGGATTGTTTCAAG tgtaatGGTTGTGGCCATCCTCTGGGTGATCTCTCTTCATATATGTACCACTATGCTGGGAAAATCCTCTGCGAGAAGTGCTTTGAGCAAATCTTCCAGCTCTGA
- the si:dkey-125i10.3 gene encoding uncharacterized protein si:dkey-125i10.3 isoform X1, giving the protein MHERCVLCVFICSCCSLASFKSLSQTKLPSFSHAGLTEEEDLAMSSEVNREAVFQATKVRTHLKKDGSWINRSQNVEDTQSDVKASKQIKLGKPNNVSSLESSLVSSSIMPRAESTTPSSSLDSSTPPQSSNVMSALRKFDAHPVLEDSRRAHVGKAVETSIVKATEQPLKTPADTSVKEIVKKPVTIPVEEPLKTHVDVSVKDIMEKPITKPIEEQLKTHTDTPKMDVVKKPVEEPLKTSTDVSVKNIVEKPAEKSLKTRTEIVEGTRKTPVDGASIDQTQSSEVLQEKAAKTLHENPTKPSGTLTTKNKEDDTVEQVSIAHATVVEALLEPRQAENQPTSGNGELSLVSALETPAKESSTRSTTEPTKEPHVTALEENHRLNSQAKLNVKSKTMCSFCKLPIDGNVKISINIPAICCHPDCFKCNGCGHPLGDLSSYMYHYAGKILCEKCFEQIFQL; this is encoded by the exons ATGCATGAGAGGTGTGTGTTATGTGTGTTCATATGTAGTTGTTGCAGTCTGGCCAGTtttaaatcactctcacagactaAACTGCCCAGTTTTTCACACGCAG gCCTGACTGAAGAAGAGGATCTTGCCATGTCcagtg AGGTTAACAGGGAGGCTGTATTCCAGGCGACAAAGGTTCGAACGCATTTGAAAAAAGATGGAAGCTGGATCAACAGATCTCAAAATGTTGAGGACACACAGTCAGATGTAAAAGCAAG TAAACAAATAAAGTTAGGAAAACCCAATAATGTGTCATCACTTGAAAGCAGTTTGGTCTCTTCCTCCATCATGCCACGTGCAGAGAGTACCACTCCCTCCTCCAGCCTTGACTCATCCACACCCCCACAAAGCTCTAATGTCATGTCAGCATTAAGGAAATTTGA TGCACATCCTGTCCTTGAGGACTCCAGGAGAGCACATGTAGGGAAAGCAGTGGAGACATCCATAGTCAAAGCCACAGAGCAACCACTGAAGACACCAGCAGATACTTCTGTAAAGGAAATAGTGAAAAAACCAGTCACCATACCTGTAGAGGAACCATTGAAGACACATGTAGATGTTTCTGTAAAAGACATAATGGAGAAACCTATAACTAAACCTATAGAGGAACAACTGAAGACACATACAGACACTCCTAAAATGGACGTAGTGAAGAAACCTGTTGAAGAACCATTGAAGACATCTACAGATGTTTCTGTAAAGAACATAGTGGAGAAACCTGCAGAGAAATCACTGAAGACACGCACAGAGATTGTAGAGGGAACAAGGAAGACACCTGTAGATGGAGCTTCAATAGATCAAACACAATCTAGTGAAGTGCTGCAGGAGAAAGCAGCCAAAACCCTACATGAGAACCCAACAAAGCCTTCAGGAACACTGACTACAAAGAATAAAGAAGATGATACAGTTGAACAAGTCTCAATAGCACATGCAACTGTAGTAGAGGCTCTACTCGAACCCAGACAGGCCGAAAACCAGCCTACAAGTGGAAATGGGGAACTTTCACTAGTATCTGCTCTGGAAACTCCAGCTAAAGAATCATCAACTAGATCAACAACAGAACCGACCAAAGAACCCCATGTGACAGCCCTGGAAGAGAACCACAGACTGAACAGTCAAGCTAAATTGAA CGTCAAAAGTAAAACCATGTGTTCCTTCTGCAAGCTGCCCATAGATGGAAATGTGAAAATCTCCATCAACATTCCTGCCATTTGTTGCCATCCGGATTGTTTCAAG tgtaatGGTTGTGGCCATCCTCTGGGTGATCTCTCTTCATATATGTACCACTATGCTGGGAAAATCCTCTGCGAGAAGTGCTTTGAGCAAATCTTCCAGCTCTGA
- the LOC132141505 gene encoding myelin proteolipid protein-like isoform X3, with protein MGCYDCCIRCLGAVPYTSLLATLLCYTGVALFCGGGHEALTHTHTFIELYFARDVQDFIVMADFIKYFQYVIYGLASFFFLYGLLLLAEGFYTTSAVKQTFGEFRSTKFGRCLSLTFIILTCVLAVIWLVVFGFTAIPVLFFINMKSSCHKVNILSETTMFNQQARVCMDARMYGFLPWNALPGIVCGNTLANICKTPEFYVTYDLYICAFAGAGITLLALLIYLVATTYNYAVLRFLGRKGIRF; from the exons GTTGCTATGACTGCTGCATCCGCTGCCTGGGCGCCGTGCCCTACACCAGCCTGCTGGCCACCCTGCTCTGCTACACTGGTGTGGCGCTCTTCTGCGGGGGAGGCCATGaggcgctcactcacacacacacattcatagagCTCTACTTCGCAAGGGACGTCCAGGATTTCATTGTGATGGCAGACTT tataaaatatttCCAGTATGTGATCTACGGTCTGGCCTCCTTCTTTTTCCTCTATGGACTGTTGCTTTTGGCTGAAGGTTTTTACACCACCAGTGCAGTAAAGCAGACGTTTGGAGAATTCAGGAGCACCAAGTTTGGCCGCTGCCTCAGcctgact TTCATAATCCTGACGTGCGTGCTCGCCGTTATCTGGCTGGTTGTCTTTGGCTTCACAGCCATTCCTGTGCTCTTCTTCATTAATATGAAAAGCTCATGTCACAAAGTCAACATTCTGTCGGAAACCACCATGTTCAACCAGCAAGCAAGGGTCTGCATGGATGCACGGATGTATG GGTTTCTTCCCTGGAATGCTCTGCCGGGGATTGTTTGTGGAAACACACTGGCAAACATCTGCAAAACACCAGAG TTCTATGTGACCTATGACCTTTACATCTGTGCATTCGCTGGAGCCGGAATCACCCTTCTTGCCCTG TTAATTTACCTGGTTGCCACCACCTACAACTACGCTGTTCTAAGGTTTCTGGGAAGGAAGGGAATCCGTTTTTAG
- the si:dkey-125i10.3 gene encoding sciellin isoform X4, with protein sequence MSSEVNREAVFQATKVRTHLKKDGSWINRSQNVEDTQSDVKASKQIKLGKPNNVSSLESSLVSSSIMPRAESTTPSSSLDSSTPPQSSNVMSALRKFDAHPVLEDSRRAHVGKAVETSIVKATEQPLKTPADTSVKEIVKKPVTIPVEEPLKTHVDVSVKDIMEKPITKPIEEQLKTHTDTPKMDVVKKPVEEPLKTSTDVSVKNIVEKPAEKSLKTRTEIVEGTRKTPVDGASIDQTQSSEVLQEKAAKTLHENPTKPSGTLTTKNKEDDTVEQVSIAHATVVEALLEPRQAENQPTSGNGELSLVSALETPAKESSTRSTTEPTKEPHVTALEENHRLNSQAKLNVKSKTMCSFCKLPIDGNVKISINIPAICCHPDCFKCNGCGHPLGDLSSYMYHYAGKILCEKCFEQIFQL encoded by the exons ATGTCcagtg AGGTTAACAGGGAGGCTGTATTCCAGGCGACAAAGGTTCGAACGCATTTGAAAAAAGATGGAAGCTGGATCAACAGATCTCAAAATGTTGAGGACACACAGTCAGATGTAAAAGCAAG TAAACAAATAAAGTTAGGAAAACCCAATAATGTGTCATCACTTGAAAGCAGTTTGGTCTCTTCCTCCATCATGCCACGTGCAGAGAGTACCACTCCCTCCTCCAGCCTTGACTCATCCACACCCCCACAAAGCTCTAATGTCATGTCAGCATTAAGGAAATTTGA TGCACATCCTGTCCTTGAGGACTCCAGGAGAGCACATGTAGGGAAAGCAGTGGAGACATCCATAGTCAAAGCCACAGAGCAACCACTGAAGACACCAGCAGATACTTCTGTAAAGGAAATAGTGAAAAAACCAGTCACCATACCTGTAGAGGAACCATTGAAGACACATGTAGATGTTTCTGTAAAAGACATAATGGAGAAACCTATAACTAAACCTATAGAGGAACAACTGAAGACACATACAGACACTCCTAAAATGGACGTAGTGAAGAAACCTGTTGAAGAACCATTGAAGACATCTACAGATGTTTCTGTAAAGAACATAGTGGAGAAACCTGCAGAGAAATCACTGAAGACACGCACAGAGATTGTAGAGGGAACAAGGAAGACACCTGTAGATGGAGCTTCAATAGATCAAACACAATCTAGTGAAGTGCTGCAGGAGAAAGCAGCCAAAACCCTACATGAGAACCCAACAAAGCCTTCAGGAACACTGACTACAAAGAATAAAGAAGATGATACAGTTGAACAAGTCTCAATAGCACATGCAACTGTAGTAGAGGCTCTACTCGAACCCAGACAGGCCGAAAACCAGCCTACAAGTGGAAATGGGGAACTTTCACTAGTATCTGCTCTGGAAACTCCAGCTAAAGAATCATCAACTAGATCAACAACAGAACCGACCAAAGAACCCCATGTGACAGCCCTGGAAGAGAACCACAGACTGAACAGTCAAGCTAAATTGAA CGTCAAAAGTAAAACCATGTGTTCCTTCTGCAAGCTGCCCATAGATGGAAATGTGAAAATCTCCATCAACATTCCTGCCATTTGTTGCCATCCGGATTGTTTCAAG tgtaatGGTTGTGGCCATCCTCTGGGTGATCTCTCTTCATATATGTACCACTATGCTGGGAAAATCCTCTGCGAGAAGTGCTTTGAGCAAATCTTCCAGCTCTGA